The DNA sequence CCTGCCGACGCGGCGTGGTGGGAGCGGCTGGGGAACGCCCGTCGACCGGCACTTCGTACCCCCGATTTCTGGCCGTTCGGGCCGCATCTTCCGGCGAACCGCCAGTGGCCCGCGATGCCACCGAGGATCCCCTCGTGACCATTTCCACCCCCAGTGTCGCGCGGGACCGTCACCCCTGCTGAGGACTGGACGTTACCGGAGTAAGTCGACGACTGAACCACCCGTTGCCGGGCGGGACGACGGAGTGGGCGGAACCGGAAATCCTACTCGGGGTCTCCCGGCCCCGAGAGCTTTCCGACCCCCTTCCCACCACTGGGTGAAGTCAGCGTATGGCGGAGCGTAGCCAGGAGCAGCACCTGAGTATGGGAAAAGCGGGACACGCGCGTTCCGCAGCGGTGCCGGGGGGAGAACGTCCATGAGTGTCATCCGACCGACGACCGTAGAGGTCGAGACGTCGCTAAGGCTCGTCGCGCCTGACGCCACCGCCTTGCCGGTGCGTGCCAGTCTGCGTTACGACCCTGCTGACCCGTACGCGGTCCATGTCCTGTTCCATGCCGAGTCGGCCGGCGGCGAGGCGGTGAGCTGGTCGTTCGCACGCGAACTGCTGGTCACCGGGCTCGACGAGCCGGCCGGCATCGGTGATGTGCGGGTCTGGCCGTGGGCCACCCCGCGCGGCGACTTCGTCGCGCTGGCGTTGTCGTCACCGGACGGCAACGCCCTGTTCGAGGTGCCGCGCAGCGTGCTGGTGCGCTTCCTGCGCCGGACCTACGTCGTCGTCCCGCGCGGCCGGGAGGCCGAGCACCTGGACGTCGACACCGCGGTGAACCGGCTGCTCGCCGGTCGCTGACCACGGCGAAACCCGGGGCCGCGCGGATCTGCCGAGTCCGCGCGGCCCCGGGCCGTCTCGCCCGGGGTACGCGGTCAGCCGCGCGTGGTGATCCCACCGTCGACCGGGATGACCGCTCCGGTCAGGTACGCGCCGGCGCGTGACGCGAGGTAGATCGCGGTGCCGGCCATGTCGTCGGGGCGGCCGATGCGGCCCAGCGGCACCTGCTGCTCGATGGCGGCGCGCGACTCCGGGTCGTCGAGTGCGAACGCCATCATTTTGCTCTCGAACGGCCCGGGCGCGATCGCGTTGACGGTGATCGCCTCGCCGGCGAGCTGGTGGGCGAGACCGCGGGTGAGCATGTGCACGGCGGCCTTGGTGGCGGAGTAGGCGTACACCTCCATCCACGGCACCCGGATGCCGTCGATCGAGCCGATGTTGATCACGCGGGCCGGGTCGTCGGGGCCGGCGGCGGCGCGCAGCGCCGGCAGCAGCGCGGTGGTGAGCCGGAACACGGCCTTGACGTTGACGGCCCAGAGCTTGTCGAACGCGCTCTCCGGGTACTCCTCCAGCGGCGCGCCCCAGGTGGCGCCCGCGTTGTTGACCAGCACGTGGAGCCGGTCGTGGCGCTGCCGGACGGCTTCGGCCAGCGCCAGCGCGCCGGCGTCGCTGCCGAGGTCCGCCGGAATGGCTTCGCAGTGCCCCTCGGCGGAGAGTTCCTGGGCCACCGCCTCGCACACGTCGGCCTTGCGCGAGGAGATGATCACTCGGGCGCCGGCCCGCACGAAACCGCGCGCGATCATCAGCCCGATCCCCCGCGAGCCGCCGGTGACCAGGACCGTCTTGCCGTCGACCGAGAACAGATCCGTCATGCCCATCCCATCGCCGTCGCCGCCGGGCCGGTCGCCCGACCCCGGCCTTACCGATCGGTAACCTAACCGTCCGTGGTGCACCCCGACAAGGGTGTCCGGGCGGGGTGGAACCGTCGAGATGCAACGTGCGGCCGGGCCGGTTACCGTCGGGATGATGGTCACTACCGGTCAGCCCTCCCCGGCCACCCGCATCGGCCTCTCGGACGCCCGCCTCGACACCGACGAGATCGTCACCGGCGCGCTCGACGACCTCACCGCCGGACCCGGCTGGCACCGGCCGATCCTGCTCGACCGCGATCTGCTGATCCTGGTCACCCACGGCCACGGCACCGCCGAGCTGGACTTCCGGGCCGTGCCCTGCCGCCCGGGCACGCTGCTGCACGCCCGCCCCGGCCAGGCGCTGCGCTGCCTCGGCCAGCAGCTCGACGCCACGGTGGTGAGCTGGGGGCCGGACGCGCTGCGCGGCCTCGACGTCGACCCGGACGCGGTGCCCACCCACCGCCAGCTCGCCGGTGAGGACGCCGACGCGGTGATCACCGAGGTGTCCCAGCTGGCGGTGGACGCCGACCGGCACGCGCTGGTGCCCGCCGCCACGGCGTTGCTGCGTCACCAGCTCGCCGTGTTGCTGCTGCGGCTGAGCCTGCTGCCGTGCGGCGAGAAGGGGCGGCCGGCGCCGGGGACCGAGGCGGTGACGTTCCGGCGGCTGTGCCGCGAGGTGGAACGCGGCTACCGGCACACCCGCCGGGTGGAGGACTACGCCGCCCAGCTCGGCTGCTCCGTGCGTACCCTGACCCGGGCCTGCCTGGCGGTGACCGGCCGCAGCGCCAAGCAGGTCATCGACGAGCGGGTGGCGTTGCAGGCGTGCCGGCTGCTGGCCGCCACCGACGACCCGATCGCCCGGATCGGCCGGCAGCTCGGTTTTCCCGAGCCCACCAACTTCGGCCGCTTCTTCACCCGGGAGGTCGGGGTGAGTCCGGGGGCGTTCCGGGCCGCCCGGGAGCAGCCGCTGCCCGTCCGTCTGGTGCGTCCGCGCCCGCCCGCCGACTCCCCCGCGCCGCCCGGCCGGGCATGATGGCAGTGTGCAGATCTCCGCGCGCGGCGACTACGCGGTCCGGGCAGCCCTGAGCCTGGCCACCGCGTACCCCACCCTGCTGTCCACCCAGGCCATCGCGGCGGAGCAGGACATGCCCCGCAAGTTTCTCGAAGCGGTCCTGGCCGATCTGCGCCGGTCCGGGATCGTCC is a window from the Micromonospora sp. DSM 45708 genome containing:
- a CDS encoding SsgA family sporulation/cell division regulator; translated protein: MSVIRPTTVEVETSLRLVAPDATALPVRASLRYDPADPYAVHVLFHAESAGGEAVSWSFARELLVTGLDEPAGIGDVRVWPWATPRGDFVALALSSPDGNALFEVPRSVLVRFLRRTYVVVPRGREAEHLDVDTAVNRLLAGR
- a CDS encoding glucose 1-dehydrogenase yields the protein MTDLFSVDGKTVLVTGGSRGIGLMIARGFVRAGARVIISSRKADVCEAVAQELSAEGHCEAIPADLGSDAGALALAEAVRQRHDRLHVLVNNAGATWGAPLEEYPESAFDKLWAVNVKAVFRLTTALLPALRAAAGPDDPARVINIGSIDGIRVPWMEVYAYSATKAAVHMLTRGLAHQLAGEAITVNAIAPGPFESKMMAFALDDPESRAAIEQQVPLGRIGRPDDMAGTAIYLASRAGAYLTGAVIPVDGGITTRG
- a CDS encoding helix-turn-helix transcriptional regulator, with amino-acid sequence MVTTGQPSPATRIGLSDARLDTDEIVTGALDDLTAGPGWHRPILLDRDLLILVTHGHGTAELDFRAVPCRPGTLLHARPGQALRCLGQQLDATVVSWGPDALRGLDVDPDAVPTHRQLAGEDADAVITEVSQLAVDADRHALVPAATALLRHQLAVLLLRLSLLPCGEKGRPAPGTEAVTFRRLCREVERGYRHTRRVEDYAAQLGCSVRTLTRACLAVTGRSAKQVIDERVALQACRLLAATDDPIARIGRQLGFPEPTNFGRFFTREVGVSPGAFRAAREQPLPVRLVRPRPPADSPAPPGRA